The following proteins are encoded in a genomic region of Ammospiza caudacuta isolate bAmmCau1 chromosome 3, bAmmCau1.pri, whole genome shotgun sequence:
- the SRP9 gene encoding signal recognition particle 9 kDa protein codes for MPHFQAWEEFTRAAEKLYLADPMKVRVVLKYRHCDGNLCIKVTDDVACLLYRTDQAQDVKKIEKFHSQLMRLMVAKESRSAAMETD; via the exons ATGCCGCACTTCCAGGCCTGGGAGGAGTTCACCCGCGCCGCCGAGAAGCTCTACCTCGCCGACCCCATGAAG gTCCGTGTTGTCCTCAAATACCGACACTGTGATGGGAACCTCTGTATCAAGGTGACAGATGATGTGGCT TGTTTGCTGTACAGAACAGACCAGGCACAAGACGTGAAGAAGATTGAGAAATTCCACAGTCAGCTCATGCGACTCATGGTGGCCAAGGAGTCCCGCAGTGCTGCCATGGAGACAGACTGA